Proteins from one Pseudarthrobacter sp. BIM B-2242 genomic window:
- a CDS encoding metal ABC transporter permease → MDADSIIAAIFSFENYGELLVLVQNSIWAGAVLGLLGGLVGTFVMKRDLAFAVHGISELSFAGAAFALLIGADIVFGSLIGSVAAALLLGLMGVRARDKNSIIGVIMPFGLGLGILFLSLYEGRAANKFGLLTGQIVSVDTVQLQVLAGAAVVVIAVLVLIWRPLNFASVDPELAEARGVPVRTLAIVFMVLLGISVALSIQVVGALLVLALLITPAAAALRVTSSPVVLVVLSVIFAVTATVGGILLALGGRIPISPYVTTLSFLIYVVCRIIGSARAKRGINGRLVHAR, encoded by the coding sequence ATGGATGCGGACAGCATCATCGCAGCGATCTTCAGCTTCGAGAATTACGGCGAGCTCCTGGTCCTGGTGCAGAATTCCATCTGGGCGGGCGCCGTCCTGGGCCTGCTCGGCGGACTGGTGGGCACGTTTGTCATGAAGCGGGACCTGGCCTTCGCCGTGCACGGCATCTCCGAACTGTCCTTCGCCGGCGCGGCCTTCGCGCTCCTGATCGGTGCGGACATCGTGTTCGGCTCGCTGATCGGCTCCGTGGCGGCGGCACTGCTGCTGGGCCTGATGGGCGTCAGGGCCCGGGATAAAAATTCCATTATCGGTGTGATCATGCCCTTCGGGCTGGGACTGGGCATCCTGTTCCTGTCCCTCTACGAAGGCCGTGCCGCCAATAAGTTCGGCCTCCTCACCGGGCAGATTGTCTCCGTGGACACCGTGCAGCTGCAGGTCCTGGCCGGTGCTGCCGTGGTAGTCATCGCGGTGCTGGTCCTCATCTGGCGGCCGCTGAATTTCGCCAGCGTTGATCCTGAACTGGCAGAAGCCCGCGGCGTACCCGTCCGGACGCTCGCGATTGTCTTTATGGTGCTCCTGGGCATCAGCGTGGCGCTGTCCATCCAGGTGGTGGGCGCGCTGCTGGTGCTGGCTTTGCTCATTACACCGGCAGCGGCGGCCCTGCGGGTAACGTCTTCTCCGGTGGTACTGGTCGTCCTTAGCGTCATTTTTGCCGTTACAGCCACGGTGGGCGGCATCCTGCTGGCCCTGGGCGGCCGCATCCCGATCAGTCCGTACGTCACCACGCTGTCATTCCTGATCTACGTGGTGTGCCGGATTATCGGCAGTGCCCGTGCCAAACGGGGCATCAACGGGCGGCTGGTGCACGCCCGCTGA
- a CDS encoding Fur family transcriptional regulator, whose translation MPFGTKADATPSNAPSGAGSGLGAGKEQRVTKQRVAVSTALDELDDFVSTQELYRILQNKGVSVSLATAYRILQSLADDGLVDVLRNGEGEAVYRRCAVTGHHHHLLCRNCGKAVEVEAPAVETWAARTAAEHGYTDVAHTVEIFGFCPDCTALRTAGKL comes from the coding sequence ATGCCGTTCGGCACCAAAGCTGACGCGACGCCGTCGAACGCTCCATCCGGCGCCGGTTCCGGACTGGGCGCCGGAAAAGAGCAGCGCGTCACCAAGCAGCGTGTGGCTGTCAGCACTGCCCTGGACGAGCTGGATGACTTCGTCAGTACGCAGGAGCTTTACCGCATCCTGCAGAACAAGGGCGTCTCGGTATCGCTGGCCACGGCGTACCGCATCCTGCAGTCCCTCGCCGACGACGGCCTGGTGGACGTCCTGCGCAACGGCGAGGGCGAGGCGGTCTACCGGCGCTGCGCGGTCACGGGCCACCATCACCACCTGCTGTGCCGGAACTGCGGCAAAGCCGTCGAGGTCGAGGCCCCGGCCGTGGAGACGTGGGCAGCCAGGACCGCCGCCGAACACGGCTACACCGACGTGGCGCACACTGTCGAGATTTTTGGTTTTTGCCCGGACTGCACAGCCCTCCGCACCGCCGGCAAACTCTAA
- a CDS encoding metal ABC transporter solute-binding protein, Zn/Mn family codes for MRHPAAIRTSLAAFAGFSLLLTACSSGGGPVSSATETSTGAIDVVASTNVYGDIAALIGGDKVNVTSIITKTSQDPHSYEATAQDRLAVSKADLVIENGGGYDEFLHKMADDSKLDHNYILTTVEIAGLAPEDEHTESETAHDEAGHDHQHGEFNEHAWYSLDAMGKLADAVAAKLGELEPGSASRFTANAATFKTDLDGLNTKLAGMKAKAAGSPVAVTEPVPLYLLEAAGLENRTPEDYTAAIEEDSDVPPAVLKAATDLAGSSEIKFLAYNEQTEGPQTEALKKAAEAAGVPVIDFSETLPEGKTYLQWMTDNVDNVSKVLETNS; via the coding sequence GTGCGCCATCCCGCTGCCATCCGAACGTCCCTTGCTGCCTTTGCCGGCTTCAGCCTGCTGCTGACCGCGTGCAGCTCCGGCGGCGGGCCCGTATCCTCAGCCACGGAGACTTCAACAGGTGCCATCGACGTTGTGGCTTCCACTAACGTCTACGGCGACATCGCCGCTCTGATCGGCGGCGACAAGGTAAACGTCACCTCCATCATCACCAAGACCAGCCAGGATCCGCATTCCTATGAGGCCACCGCGCAGGACCGGCTGGCGGTCTCGAAAGCGGACCTGGTGATCGAAAACGGCGGCGGCTATGACGAGTTCCTCCACAAGATGGCCGATGACAGCAAGCTTGACCACAACTACATCCTGACTACCGTGGAGATCGCCGGCCTGGCGCCCGAGGACGAGCACACAGAATCGGAAACCGCCCACGATGAGGCCGGACATGACCACCAGCACGGTGAGTTCAACGAACACGCCTGGTACAGCCTGGATGCGATGGGCAAGCTGGCCGACGCTGTCGCGGCGAAACTCGGTGAACTGGAACCCGGCTCTGCGTCCCGGTTCACCGCCAACGCAGCAACGTTCAAAACGGATCTGGACGGCCTGAACACCAAGCTGGCCGGCATGAAAGCAAAGGCTGCGGGTTCACCCGTGGCTGTGACCGAGCCGGTGCCTCTCTACCTCCTGGAGGCAGCCGGGCTGGAGAACCGCACCCCGGAGGACTACACGGCAGCGATCGAGGAAGACTCCGACGTGCCGCCGGCCGTGCTCAAGGCGGCAACTGACCTGGCAGGTTCATCAGAGATCAAATTCCTGGCCTACAACGAACAGACCGAAGGCCCGCAGACCGAGGCGCTGAAGAAGGCGGCCGAAGCGGCCGGCGTCCCGGTCATTGATTTCAGTGAAACCTTGCCCGAGGGCAAGACGTACCTGCAGTGGATGACGGACAATGTGGACAACGTCAGCAAAGTTTTGGAGACAAATAGTTGA
- a CDS encoding sulfurtransferase, which produces MGPLLDVPALEARLAAGRRTVLLDVRWALGDPHGREHYLEAHLPGAVFVDLATELAAPAAPSRGRHPLPPPSEFQASARRWGINNGDVVVAYDNSSNMAAARAWWMLRNAGFPEVYLLDGGLAAWQDAGLPLESGPVDAAPGDVSLAGGGMPVIDRERAGDWAETGILLDARAGERYRGEIEPVDPRAGHIPGAVSAPTAGNVDRAGRFLPASELRRRFEDLGIGADVPVAVYCGSGVTAAHEVAALEIAGFTAALYPGSFSEWSNNPELPVITGNTPGAPLGL; this is translated from the coding sequence ATGGGTCCACTGTTGGATGTCCCTGCCCTGGAAGCACGCTTGGCTGCGGGGCGGCGCACCGTCCTGCTGGACGTCCGCTGGGCGTTGGGCGACCCCCACGGCCGGGAGCATTACCTTGAAGCGCACCTGCCCGGTGCGGTTTTTGTGGACCTGGCCACCGAGCTTGCCGCCCCCGCGGCGCCGTCGCGGGGGCGCCATCCGCTGCCGCCGCCGTCGGAGTTCCAAGCGTCCGCCAGGCGTTGGGGCATCAACAACGGCGATGTTGTGGTGGCCTACGACAACAGCAGCAACATGGCCGCGGCCCGCGCCTGGTGGATGCTTCGCAACGCCGGTTTCCCCGAGGTGTACCTGCTCGACGGCGGTCTTGCCGCCTGGCAGGACGCTGGACTGCCGCTGGAATCCGGCCCTGTGGATGCGGCGCCGGGCGACGTTTCCCTCGCTGGGGGCGGGATGCCGGTGATCGATCGGGAAAGAGCCGGGGACTGGGCTGAGACGGGCATTCTCCTGGATGCCCGCGCCGGCGAGCGGTACCGCGGCGAGATCGAGCCCGTCGACCCGCGTGCCGGGCACATCCCCGGTGCGGTGAGTGCGCCGACGGCCGGGAACGTGGACCGGGCCGGGCGCTTCCTGCCGGCATCCGAGCTGCGGCGCCGCTTCGAAGACCTGGGCATTGGCGCCGACGTCCCGGTGGCGGTGTACTGCGGCTCGGGCGTGACTGCGGCGCACGAGGTGGCTGCCCTTGAAATCGCGGGATTCACAGCTGCGCTGTACCCCGGCTCATTCTCGGAATGGTCGAACAACCCGGAGCTTCCCGTTATCACTGGAAACACGCCAGGTGCGCCATTGGGGCTTTGA
- a CDS encoding NAD(P)-dependent alcohol dehydrogenase, translated as MSPGRPVPPPLARPVLPADPPSSGQGAGTMAAAYGAVSENSGLVPLTLARRAPKADDVEIAVEFCGLCHSDVHATRGEWGVQKYPLVPGHEIVGTVSRVGSSVEDFAPGDRVGVGCMVDSCRECDSCLDGLEQYCENGMTSTYGAVDRRNGDAITQGGYSSAVVVDRRYVVRVPANLDPAAVAPLLCAGVTTYSPLRHFDVEEGDVVGVVGLGGLGHMAVKLAKAMGAVVKVFTTSDAKMAAALELGADEVILSRDEDAMAAANRSLDLIIDTVAAPHDLNPYFRTLRVDGALFQLGLPADAMPPVNPRALMRRRLSYAGSMIGGIAETQEMLDFCAEHNVVADIELVSADQLNEAYRRMVAGDVKYRFVLDTSTLQAPAEEADA; from the coding sequence ATGAGCCCAGGACGCCCCGTACCGCCGCCCCTTGCCCGCCCGGTTTTGCCCGCCGATCCTCCTTCGTCCGGTCAGGGCGCCGGAACCATGGCGGCCGCGTACGGCGCAGTGTCCGAAAACAGCGGCCTGGTGCCCCTGACCCTGGCCCGCCGCGCACCCAAAGCGGATGACGTCGAGATCGCCGTTGAGTTCTGCGGCCTGTGCCACTCCGACGTACATGCAACCCGCGGTGAGTGGGGTGTCCAGAAGTATCCCCTGGTCCCGGGCCACGAAATCGTTGGAACCGTCAGCCGCGTTGGCTCCTCTGTGGAAGACTTCGCCCCGGGTGATCGCGTGGGCGTCGGGTGCATGGTTGACTCCTGCCGCGAATGCGACAGCTGCCTGGATGGCCTGGAGCAATACTGCGAAAACGGCATGACAAGTACGTACGGCGCCGTAGATAGGCGGAACGGCGACGCCATCACCCAGGGAGGCTACTCGTCCGCCGTAGTGGTGGACCGGCGCTACGTGGTGCGCGTGCCCGCGAACCTTGACCCGGCCGCCGTCGCGCCGTTGCTCTGCGCCGGAGTCACCACCTACTCCCCGCTGCGGCACTTCGATGTGGAGGAAGGGGATGTGGTGGGCGTGGTGGGCCTCGGTGGACTGGGCCACATGGCGGTTAAGCTCGCCAAGGCCATGGGCGCCGTGGTCAAGGTGTTCACCACTTCCGACGCCAAGATGGCTGCCGCGCTGGAACTTGGCGCTGACGAAGTCATCCTGTCCCGGGACGAAGACGCCATGGCTGCTGCCAACCGGAGCCTGGACCTCATCATCGACACCGTGGCCGCACCGCACGACCTGAACCCGTACTTCCGGACCCTCCGCGTGGACGGCGCGCTGTTCCAGCTGGGGCTGCCAGCTGACGCCATGCCCCCGGTCAACCCGCGGGCACTGATGCGCAGGCGGCTCTCCTACGCCGGATCCATGATCGGCGGCATTGCCGAAACGCAGGAAATGCTCGACTTCTGTGCAGAACACAACGTGGTGGCGGACATCGAGCTGGTGTCCGCAGACCAGCTGAATGAGGCGTACCGCCGGATGGTGGCGGGCGACGTAAAGTACCGTTTTGTGCTGGATACCAGCACCCTGCAGGCTCCGGCCGAGGAGGCAGACGCATGA
- a CDS encoding hemolysin family protein, whose protein sequence is MEWLLLAAGLLLIAGTGFFVAVEFSLIALDQATVQNAIDNGDAGAVPLLKCLKSLSTQLSSCQLGITLTTLLTGYVMEPSVGRLLEGPLAAVGIPDVAAASVSLVIAMVLATLLSMLLGELVPKNMAIALSFPVGKALARPQLIFTAIFKPAIVLLNGFSNKVLNVFGLEAKEEISGARTPAELASLVRRSAAMGTLDAGTANFVARTLNFSARTAADVMTPRIRVETIDADQPVSDILDAARRTGYSRFPVIGDSADDIRGLVHVKKAVAVPWDRRANLEAGAIMTDVLRVPETIHLDALLAELREGNLQLAVVLDEYGGTAGITTLEDLVEEIVGEVSDEHDKVRPGLLQSASGDWYFPGLLRPDELSEQIPGLTVPDEAAYETVGGYVMSELGRIAAVGDTVPVGGGMLSVTRMDGRRIERICFHPSADEPDSGTDDGSAS, encoded by the coding sequence ATGGAGTGGTTGCTCCTTGCGGCAGGCCTCCTGCTGATCGCCGGCACCGGTTTCTTTGTGGCCGTCGAATTTTCCCTGATCGCCCTTGACCAGGCCACGGTCCAGAATGCCATCGACAACGGTGACGCCGGTGCCGTGCCGCTGCTCAAGTGCCTGAAATCCCTGTCAACGCAGCTTTCGAGCTGTCAGCTTGGCATCACGCTGACCACACTCCTCACGGGCTACGTGATGGAACCCTCGGTGGGCCGCCTCCTCGAGGGCCCGCTGGCCGCCGTCGGAATTCCCGACGTCGCGGCGGCATCCGTGTCCCTGGTCATCGCCATGGTGCTGGCTACCTTGCTGTCCATGCTTCTCGGCGAACTTGTGCCGAAAAACATGGCCATCGCCCTGTCCTTCCCGGTGGGTAAAGCGCTGGCGCGGCCGCAGCTGATTTTTACGGCCATCTTCAAGCCCGCCATCGTGCTTCTGAACGGATTCTCCAACAAGGTCCTGAACGTCTTTGGGCTGGAGGCCAAGGAAGAGATCTCGGGTGCCCGCACGCCTGCCGAGCTGGCCTCCCTGGTGCGGCGCTCCGCCGCCATGGGAACGCTCGACGCCGGGACGGCCAACTTTGTGGCGCGCACCCTGAACTTCTCGGCCCGGACGGCCGCGGATGTTATGACGCCGCGGATCCGTGTCGAAACCATCGACGCCGACCAGCCGGTTTCGGACATCCTGGACGCTGCACGGCGGACCGGGTACTCACGGTTCCCGGTTATCGGTGACTCCGCCGATGACATCAGGGGACTGGTCCACGTCAAGAAGGCAGTGGCCGTGCCGTGGGACCGGCGCGCCAACCTGGAGGCCGGTGCCATCATGACCGATGTCCTCAGGGTGCCCGAAACGATCCACCTGGATGCGCTCCTGGCCGAACTGCGGGAGGGAAACCTGCAGCTCGCCGTCGTACTTGACGAGTACGGCGGAACCGCCGGCATCACCACCCTGGAGGACCTCGTGGAGGAAATCGTGGGCGAAGTGTCCGACGAACACGACAAGGTCCGGCCGGGACTGCTGCAGAGCGCGTCAGGGGACTGGTACTTCCCCGGTCTGCTCCGGCCCGACGAACTGTCTGAGCAGATCCCGGGGCTCACCGTCCCGGATGAGGCTGCTTATGAGACGGTGGGCGGTTACGTCATGAGCGAACTGGGCCGCATCGCGGCCGTGGGGGACACCGTCCCCGTGGGCGGTGGCATGCTGAGCGTGACCCGCATGGACGGCCGAAGGATAGAGCGGATCTGCTTTCATCCCTCCGCTGACGAGCCTGATTCCGGGACCGACGACGGGAGCGCATCATGA
- a CDS encoding MBL fold metallo-hydrolase has translation MKLTKYTHACVRLEKDGKVLVLDPGTFSETDEALAGAHAVLITHEHGDHVDVPAMVKALDAAGSLAVFAPAGVAAHLREEAPAAAARIHTVEPGSTFEAAGFSVRSFGGQHALIHPQIPVVANIGYLVDGNVYHPGDSFIVPDGLSVQTLLVPIHAPWNKAAEVVDFVISVRAPQAFQIHDGLLNETGLKMVEGHVTRLGGKYGTTFTHLAPREAVEV, from the coding sequence ATGAAGCTGACCAAATACACCCACGCCTGCGTCCGGCTCGAAAAGGACGGCAAAGTCCTGGTGCTTGATCCGGGAACTTTCTCCGAGACGGACGAAGCCCTGGCCGGCGCGCACGCCGTGCTTATCACGCATGAGCACGGGGACCACGTGGACGTGCCGGCAATGGTCAAAGCGCTCGACGCTGCCGGCAGCCTGGCGGTGTTCGCCCCGGCCGGAGTTGCCGCCCATCTGCGGGAGGAGGCCCCGGCCGCGGCTGCACGGATTCATACGGTCGAACCCGGCTCCACGTTCGAGGCCGCAGGTTTCAGCGTCCGTAGCTTCGGCGGCCAGCACGCGCTCATCCACCCGCAGATTCCCGTGGTGGCCAATATCGGCTACCTCGTGGATGGCAACGTATACCACCCGGGGGATTCCTTCATCGTCCCCGACGGCCTCAGCGTGCAGACGCTCCTGGTTCCCATCCACGCTCCGTGGAACAAGGCCGCCGAGGTAGTGGACTTCGTGATCAGCGTCCGTGCCCCGCAGGCTTTCCAAATCCACGACGGACTGCTGAACGAGACCGGCCTGAAAATGGTGGAGGGCCATGTCACCCGGCTGGGCGGCAAGTACGGCACAACCTTCACGCACCTTGCCCCGCGGGAAGCGGTGGAGGTCTGA
- a CDS encoding hemolysin family protein, which yields MSDWAGIAWLVVLLLGNAFFVGAEFAVMSARRSQIEPLADAGSKRAQTTLRAMENVSLMLACAQLGITVCSLLILQVAEPAIHHLMAAPLEAVGLPVEIADVVAFAIALMVVTFLHVTFGEMVPKNISVSVADKAALLLAPPLMFVARLVNPVIFALNWSANHILKLLRIEPKDEVNSSFTLEEVQSIVQESTRHGLVDDDAGLITGALEFSEYTAKDIMVPVENLVMLKEATTPVEFEKAVSRTGFSRFPMVDEDGVLSGYLHVKDVLSIPDEDYQHPIAESRIRSLANLALGDEVETAMSVMQRTGSHLARVIGPDGQTHGILFLEDVIEQLVGEIRDATQATGIRRLGQPNGDHPAR from the coding sequence ATGAGTGACTGGGCAGGCATAGCCTGGCTTGTTGTCCTCCTGCTGGGCAACGCGTTTTTTGTCGGCGCCGAGTTTGCGGTGATGTCAGCGCGGCGCAGCCAGATCGAGCCCCTGGCCGATGCCGGTTCCAAACGGGCGCAGACCACGCTTCGGGCCATGGAGAATGTTTCCCTGATGCTCGCGTGTGCGCAGCTGGGCATTACCGTGTGTTCGCTGCTGATCCTGCAGGTGGCCGAACCCGCCATCCACCACCTGATGGCTGCTCCGCTGGAGGCCGTGGGCCTGCCCGTGGAGATCGCCGACGTGGTGGCGTTCGCCATTGCGCTGATGGTGGTGACTTTCCTCCATGTGACCTTCGGCGAAATGGTGCCGAAAAACATCTCGGTATCGGTGGCGGACAAAGCTGCGTTGCTGCTCGCTCCGCCGCTGATGTTTGTTGCCCGGCTGGTGAACCCGGTCATCTTTGCGCTGAACTGGTCCGCCAACCACATCCTCAAACTCCTGCGGATCGAGCCCAAGGATGAGGTGAACTCGTCCTTCACGCTCGAAGAGGTCCAGTCGATCGTGCAGGAGTCCACGCGTCACGGACTGGTGGATGACGACGCCGGGCTGATCACCGGTGCCCTGGAGTTCTCCGAATATACGGCGAAGGACATCATGGTGCCGGTGGAGAACCTGGTCATGCTGAAGGAGGCCACCACACCGGTGGAGTTTGAGAAGGCTGTCAGCCGGACGGGCTTCTCGCGGTTCCCGATGGTGGACGAGGACGGGGTCCTTTCCGGTTATCTGCACGTGAAGGATGTGCTCTCCATTCCGGATGAGGACTACCAGCATCCGATTGCCGAGAGCCGGATCCGCTCGCTGGCCAACCTGGCACTCGGGGACGAGGTGGAAACGGCTATGTCGGTCATGCAGCGCACGGGGTCACACCTGGCCCGCGTCATCGGCCCGGACGGCCAGACCCATGGAATCCTCTTCCTGGAAGACGTGATCGAACAGCTCGTGGGAGAGATCCGGGATGCCACGCAGGCCACCGGCATCAGGCGGCTGGGCCAGCCCAACGGCGACCACCCCGCGAGGTGA
- a CDS encoding PLP-dependent cysteine synthase family protein, translating into MKNASTDRAWADDAIRKVNAENNRSADTHLYSVPLPEHWGVQLYLKDESTHRSGSLKHRLARSLFLFGLVNGWIREGTTIVEASSGSTAVSEAYFAQLLGLPFVAVMTRTTSPEKIALIEQFGGSCLLVDHASEVYAAAADVAATSNGHYMDQFTYAERATDWRGNNNIAESIFGQLALEEHSVPRWIVVGAGTGGTSATIGRYLRYRGHDTRLAVVDPENSAFYPGWLNGTGEASTGLPSRIEGIGRPRMEPSFVPGVIDHMLQVPDAASIAAMRHLHTLAGLHAGPSTGTNLWGVWQLVAEMVAVGQRGSIVSLMCDGGERYAGNYYNPEWLSAQGLDPGPHEDVIRRFFETGIWNA; encoded by the coding sequence ATGAAGAACGCGAGCACGGACCGGGCCTGGGCTGACGACGCCATCAGGAAAGTCAACGCAGAAAACAACCGGTCTGCCGATACGCACCTGTACTCGGTGCCGCTCCCGGAGCATTGGGGCGTGCAGCTTTACCTCAAGGATGAATCAACGCACCGTTCGGGAAGCCTTAAGCACCGGCTGGCCCGCTCACTGTTCCTCTTTGGCCTGGTCAACGGCTGGATCCGCGAGGGCACCACTATCGTTGAGGCTTCCAGCGGCAGTACCGCGGTCTCGGAGGCATACTTTGCGCAGCTGCTGGGTCTGCCGTTCGTTGCGGTCATGACCCGCACCACGAGCCCGGAGAAGATCGCGCTGATCGAACAGTTCGGCGGCTCGTGCCTGCTGGTTGATCACGCCTCCGAGGTGTATGCCGCGGCGGCGGATGTTGCTGCCACGTCCAACGGCCACTACATGGACCAGTTCACCTACGCGGAGCGGGCCACGGACTGGCGCGGCAACAACAACATCGCGGAGTCCATTTTCGGGCAGCTGGCGCTGGAGGAACACTCCGTCCCCCGCTGGATCGTGGTGGGCGCCGGGACTGGCGGCACCAGCGCGACCATCGGACGCTACCTGCGCTACCGAGGCCACGACACCCGCCTTGCGGTGGTGGACCCCGAAAATTCCGCGTTTTATCCCGGCTGGCTGAACGGTACGGGTGAAGCCAGCACGGGACTGCCGTCTCGGATTGAAGGCATCGGCCGCCCCCGGATGGAGCCGAGTTTTGTGCCCGGCGTCATCGACCACATGCTCCAGGTTCCGGATGCCGCCTCCATCGCAGCCATGCGGCACCTGCACACGCTCGCAGGCCTGCATGCCGGACCCTCCACCGGCACGAATCTGTGGGGTGTCTGGCAGCTCGTGGCGGAAATGGTTGCCGTGGGACAGCGTGGCAGCATTGTGTCGTTGATGTGCGACGGCGGCGAACGCTATGCCGGCAATTACTACAATCCGGAGTGGCTCTCAGCCCAGGGACTGGACCCGGGGCCACACGAGGACGTCATCCGCCGGTTTTTCGAGACCGGCATCTGGAACGCCTAG
- a CDS encoding metal ABC transporter ATP-binding protein yields MKPVVSLRGASLQFGKRTLWEDLNLDIRPGEFFAVLGPNGSGKTSFLKVLLGLQDLQSGSATLGDRPVERGSSLIGYIPQQKSFAPDTPMRARDLVGLGVDGHRWGLRLGTSKVDRRIDELLELVGATEYAKVPVGQLSGGEQQRLRVAQALATDPQVLLCDEPLLSLDLHHQQAVSSLINKQCHEQNSAVVFVTHEINPIIDYVDRVLYLAGGRFRVGAPEEVMTTEVLSDLYGSHVEVIHANGRIVVVGLPDATTHHHADVHATAGEAA; encoded by the coding sequence TTGAAACCGGTGGTGAGCCTCCGCGGGGCGTCCCTGCAGTTCGGCAAACGCACGCTCTGGGAGGATCTCAACCTGGACATCCGGCCCGGCGAGTTCTTTGCCGTGCTGGGCCCCAACGGCAGCGGCAAGACAAGCTTCCTGAAGGTCCTGCTGGGGCTGCAGGACCTGCAGTCCGGCAGTGCCACCCTGGGCGACCGTCCGGTGGAACGGGGGAGCAGCCTGATCGGGTACATCCCGCAGCAGAAATCGTTTGCCCCGGACACCCCGATGCGGGCCAGGGACCTGGTGGGCCTGGGAGTTGACGGGCACCGCTGGGGACTGCGGCTGGGGACGTCCAAAGTGGACCGCAGAATTGATGAACTCCTCGAACTGGTGGGCGCCACCGAGTACGCCAAGGTACCGGTAGGGCAGCTCTCCGGCGGCGAGCAGCAGCGCCTTCGTGTGGCGCAGGCGCTTGCTACCGACCCGCAGGTGCTTCTCTGCGACGAGCCACTGTTGTCCCTGGACCTGCACCACCAGCAGGCGGTGAGTTCGTTGATCAACAAACAGTGCCATGAACAGAACAGTGCCGTGGTGTTTGTCACGCACGAAATCAATCCCATCATCGATTACGTCGACCGCGTGCTGTACCTGGCGGGGGGCCGGTTCCGGGTGGGCGCGCCGGAGGAAGTGATGACCACCGAGGTCCTGTCCGATCTGTACGGCAGCCACGTGGAAGTCATCCACGCGAACGGGCGCATCGTCGTCGTCGGCCTGCCCGATGCAACCACGCACCACCACGCCGATGTCCACGCAACTGCGGGGGAGGCTGCCTGA